Proteins co-encoded in one Drosophila willistoni isolate 14030-0811.24 unplaced genomic scaffold, UCI_dwil_1.1 Seg637, whole genome shotgun sequence genomic window:
- the LOC124461768 gene encoding uncharacterized protein LOC124461768, producing the protein MCGCRDADAKLSSVDATTAKPLSSPEETQALTRLESTTALKNGRYEVEKVRLVWDAAAQSGGKALNDNIWSGPDLLNSLFDRLLSFRVGRVAICGYNAEMFHQFRVRPADTHAQRFLWFDSKSERQEPNVYVMEALTFGINCAPCIAHFIRDKNADRFCQQYPQAAQAMKDYHYVYDFINSGDNSSQRNPCSSCRNYRNRKGTRLILDAELRRIHICKFARLKGNVLDSDKTPTKRELLQVLMSMYDPLGFISCFTIELKILLQEVWRSGIGWDTGLPDALLPKWIRWKRILTTIAGLTIPRCYFNSSDQIHDVELHTFVDASELAYAAVCYLRIRLGERTYLRFVASKAKVAPLSPLSIPRMELQDAVIGAKLSNRIQRNPSLSINSSYYWSDSKTVLKWLRMDPRKFQQFVMHRVGEILEFTNMKTSSYVPEGEQKT; encoded by the exons ATGTGTGGATGCAGAGACGCAGACGCCAAGCTGAGCTCAGTAGACGCTACCACAGCAAAACCGCTATCATCACCAGAAGAAACTCAAGCTCTAACCAGACTTGAATCTACTACCGCCTTGAAGAACGGCAGGTACGAGGTCG AGAAGGTCCGGCTTGTATGGGATGCAGCCGCCCAATCCGGCGGCAAGGCCCTGAATGACAACATCTGGAGTGGTCCAGATCTCCTAAACTCCCTGTTTGACCGCTTACTCTCATTCCGAGTGGGACGAGTGGCGATCTGTGGCTATAACGCCGAGATGTTCCACCAGTTCCGAGTGAGACCAGCAGACACCCATGCGCAAAGGTTTCTGTGGTTCGACAGCAAATCCGAGAGGCAAGAGCCTAATGTCTATGTTATGGAAGCGCTTACTTTCGGAATCAATTGCGCACCCTgcattgcacactttattCGTGACAAAAATGCAGATCGATTCTGCCAACAGTACCCTCAAGCAGCACAAGCCATGAAGGACTACCACTACGTGTATGATTTTATAAACAGCGGCGACAACTCAAGTCAGAGAAATCCATGCAGCAG CTGTCGAAATTACCGCAACAGAAAAGGTACTCGGCTTATATTGGATGCCGAACTCCGACGTATTCACATCTGCAAGTTCGCCAGGCTGAAGGGCAACGTTTTAGACAGCGACAAAACACCAACCAAACGGGAGCTCTTGCAAGTACTTATGTCAATGTACGACCCACTCGGCTTCATCTCATGCTTTACAATAGAGCTGAAAATCCTCCTGCAAGAAGTCTGGAGAAGCGGCATTGGCTGGGATACTGGTTTGCCCGACGCATTGTTACCCAAATGGATACGATGGAAACGGATCCTTACAACAATCGCCGGATTGACCATCCCGAGATGTTATTTCAACAGCAGCGATCAAATCCATGATGTAGAGTTACACACGTTCGTTGACGCCAGCGAATTGGCATACGCAGCAGTCTGCTACCTTCGGATACGCCTGGGGGAAAGAACCTACCTCAGATTCGTGGCCTCCAAGGCGAAAGTGGCACCGTTAAGTCCACTATCTATACCAAGGATGGAACTGCAGGACGCAGTTATCGGAGCAAAGCTGAGTAACCGAATCCAACGCAATCCAAGTTTGTCAATTAATTCGAGTTATTATTGGTCCGACTCAAAGACTGTTCTCAAATGGCTTCGTATGGATCCACGAAAGTTTCAGCAATTCGTCATGCACCGCGTGGGCGAAATACTGGAATTCACAAAC